Proteins co-encoded in one Candidatus Delongbacteria bacterium genomic window:
- a CDS encoding HDOD domain-containing protein codes for MKRKTILFVDDERSVLKAVWRSFRKMDFDIIMAESASIAFEKLKENEIDMVVSDFKMPDMNGYEFLQLVRAKYPDAIRIMLSGFTDDKIIFKSVFNGVVKSFLSKPWNDEELKSYITNVFELKDLLDSEHVKDLILRMEDLPVLPQVFEKITEAISKEESLEDIAKIIETDALLAVKILKTANSSFYDLKTTTISKAVIYMGLEAIRDMIINTAVYDSKKIENKSLPYFNRLLEHSKLSNLYFGKLHKKLTGKRVDSVYNSIGLIAHIGYVVLLINYGEKFRLFMKELEEFDSNNYEILDYKFFNISHSKICGYLLNWWNFPYNTLEAVIFHHDNDSIINNTSTVRECLEIADIMAWKKLGFLKKVYVDEKYLIEDENEFDS; via the coding sequence TTGAAAAGAAAAACAATTTTATTTGTCGATGATGAAAGGAGTGTATTGAAAGCTGTCTGGAGATCTTTTAGAAAGATGGATTTTGATATTATTATGGCTGAATCAGCCTCAATCGCATTTGAGAAATTAAAGGAAAACGAAATAGATATGGTTGTGTCAGACTTTAAAATGCCAGATATGAATGGCTACGAGTTTCTTCAACTTGTAAGAGCTAAATATCCTGACGCTATTCGAATCATGCTCTCGGGATTTACTGATGATAAGATAATCTTTAAATCAGTATTCAATGGAGTCGTAAAAAGTTTTTTATCCAAACCATGGAATGATGAAGAGTTGAAAAGTTACATAACTAATGTTTTCGAACTGAAAGACCTTCTGGATTCCGAGCATGTAAAAGATTTAATCCTTAGAATGGAGGATTTGCCGGTTTTGCCTCAAGTTTTCGAAAAAATAACTGAAGCTATTTCAAAAGAGGAAAGTCTTGAAGATATCGCTAAAATTATTGAAACAGATGCACTTTTAGCAGTAAAAATACTAAAAACAGCAAATTCATCATTTTATGACCTTAAAACAACGACAATAAGTAAGGCTGTAATTTATATGGGTCTGGAAGCGATTAGAGATATGATTATTAACACAGCTGTGTATGATTCAAAAAAAATAGAGAACAAATCTCTGCCATATTTCAACAGACTTCTTGAGCATTCAAAATTATCTAATTTATACTTTGGAAAATTGCATAAGAAATTGACAGGTAAAAGAGTTGACAGTGTTTATAACTCAATTGGACTAATTGCACATATTGGTTATGTCGTTTTGTTAATCAACTATGGAGAAAAATTTAGACTTTTCATGAAAGAATTGGAGGAGTTTGATTCAAATAATTACGAAATACTTGATTATAAATTTTTTAATATTTCTCACTCTAAGATATGTGGCTACTTGTTAAACTGGTGGAATTTCCCTTACAACACACTGGAAGCAGTTATTTTTCATCATGATAATGATTCTATAATCAATAACACTTCCACAGTTAGAGAATG